A single region of the Anaerococcus urinomassiliensis genome encodes:
- a CDS encoding Dam family site-specific DNA-(adenine-N6)-methyltransferase, translated as MASLNVTDVIKELDISKSYLYKLIDKENILIPRSDTGRYFWDENTVKTIKRFLHIDVLQNKNDTEYLISKLGLKQSYINNRRYLGNKYSLSDFIRKTVDENCKGVNIVIDIFSGTGAVTNTFKDKMLITNDLLYSNYISNYAWFGYEKYSSKKIIELIYDYNQVKTKENNYMRENFADTFFSADDCSKIGYIREDIEAKYKNKEINFKEYAIMITSLLYAMDKIANTVGHYDAYRKNVDFEKTLVLNVLLPEKSINSNNVCYNLDANKLIKNIKGDLLYLDPPYNSRQYCDAYHLLENVARWEKPKVYGVARKMDRTSLKSDYCMISATKSFEELIENADAKYILLSYNNMSNKGNDRSNAKISDEDIMRILNKKGKVTIFESDYKSFSTGKSDIKDNKERLFLCEVFREEKKKINIPCPFNYTGGKFKLLEQLKPLFHEKEVFLDLFAGGGNVGINSSSSKVFFNDTNEKLIDLIECIKDTDTDALLKQIDNIIEAYNLSNTSLYGYSYYDCDSSRGLAEYNKGRFLKLRDDFNAKVLAGEIDYPMLYVLMVFSFNNQIRFNRKGLFNLPVGKRDFNSKMRSKLVLFSEELKSKDIQFLKKDFREISLDDFSQETFIYCDPPYLITNATYNENGMWTEIEEKALLKFLDEANEKGFSFALSNVLESKNKRNDILCNWIESRGYHCNRLNKSYSNSNYHRKNKNSISEEVLITNYPVDWRNE; from the coding sequence ATGGCAAGTCTTAATGTTACTGATGTAATAAAAGAGTTAGACATTTCTAAGTCATATTTATATAAATTAATAGATAAAGAAAATATTTTAATTCCGAGAAGTGATACAGGAAGGTACTTTTGGGATGAAAACACAGTTAAAACTATAAAAAGATTTTTGCACATAGATGTTTTACAAAATAAGAATGATACAGAATATTTAATATCTAAATTAGGATTAAAACAATCCTATATAAATAATAGAAGATATTTAGGAAATAAATATTCTCTTTCTGATTTTATAAGAAAAACAGTTGATGAAAATTGCAAAGGTGTAAATATTGTTATTGACATATTTAGTGGGACCGGTGCAGTTACGAATACTTTTAAGGATAAAATGCTTATCACAAATGATTTACTTTATAGTAATTATATTTCCAATTATGCATGGTTTGGATATGAAAAATATTCAAGCAAAAAGATAATTGAGCTTATATACGACTATAATCAAGTTAAAACAAAAGAAAATAATTATATGCGAGAAAATTTCGCAGATACTTTTTTTTCTGCTGATGATTGTAGCAAGATAGGATATATAAGAGAAGATATAGAAGCAAAGTATAAAAATAAAGAAATAAATTTTAAGGAATATGCAATAATGATTACATCGCTTCTATATGCGATGGATAAGATTGCAAATACAGTTGGACATTACGATGCGTATAGAAAGAATGTCGATTTTGAAAAAACTTTAGTATTGAATGTTTTGTTGCCTGAAAAATCCATTAATTCCAATAATGTTTGTTATAACCTAGACGCAAACAAACTAATTAAAAATATTAAGGGAGATTTGTTATACTTAGATCCTCCATATAATTCAAGGCAATATTGTGATGCATATCATTTACTTGAAAATGTGGCACGATGGGAAAAACCTAAAGTTTATGGTGTTGCAAGAAAGATGGATAGAACTTCTCTTAAAAGTGATTATTGCATGATTTCAGCTACAAAATCATTTGAGGAGCTTATTGAAAATGCTGATGCAAAATATATTCTGCTTTCATATAACAATATGTCAAACAAGGGAAATGATAGATCCAATGCGAAAATATCGGATGAAGATATTATGAGAATTCTTAATAAAAAGGGGAAAGTTACTATATTTGAATCAGACTATAAGAGTTTTTCGACTGGAAAATCAGATATAAAAGATAATAAAGAAAGACTATTTTTATGTGAAGTATTTAGGGAAGAAAAAAAGAAAATTAATATACCTTGCCCGTTTAATTATACAGGTGGAAAATTTAAGTTGCTAGAACAGTTGAAACCTTTATTTCATGAAAAGGAAGTATTTTTAGATTTGTTTGCCGGAGGAGGAAATGTTGGAATAAATTCATCTTCTTCAAAAGTTTTTTTTAATGATACGAATGAAAAATTGATAGATTTAATTGAATGTATAAAAGACACTGATACTGATGCTTTATTAAAACAAATAGACAATATTATTGAGGCGTATAATTTATCCAATACATCATTATATGGGTATTCTTATTATGATTGTGATAGTAGTAGAGGCTTAGCCGAATACAATAAAGGAAGATTTCTCAAGTTAAGAGATGATTTTAATGCTAAAGTTCTTGCTGGAGAAATAGATTATCCAATGCTGTATGTACTTATGGTGTTCTCTTTTAATAATCAGATTAGGTTTAATCGAAAGGGACTTTTTAATCTTCCGGTAGGTAAGAGAGATTTTAATTCCAAAATGAGAAGTAAACTTGTGTTATTTTCCGAGGAATTGAAAAGCAAGGACATTCAGTTTTTGAAAAAGGATTTTAGAGAAATTTCGTTAGATGATTTTTCTCAGGAGACTTTTATTTATTGTGATCCACCTTATTTGATTACAAATGCAACATATAATGAAAATGGCATGTGGACTGAAATAGAAGAAAAAGCTTTACTTAAATTTTTGGATGAAGCCAATGAAAAAGGTTTTAGTTTTGCCTTATCTAATGTTTTGGAAAGTAAAAATAAAAGAAATGATATTTTATGTAATTGGATTGAAAGTAGGGGGTACCACTGCAATCGTCTAAATAAAAGTTATTCAAATAGCAATTATCACAGAAAAAACAAAAATAGTATATCCGAAGAAGTTTTAATTACTAATTATCCGGTGGACTGGAGGAATGAGTAA
- a CDS encoding relaxase/mobilization nuclease domain-containing protein yields the protein MAVTKIHPIKTTLKKAIDYICNGDKTDDEIYVTTHLCSRENAHKEFELTKKQFNSRTKTLAHHLIQSFVPEEVSFEEAHQVGIELCEKILGGKYEYVLATHIDKDHIHNHIIFNSIDVDEGKVYHSYYGSYTNIRNQSDKLCKEHNLSVIDQEIQKEINEIKRRKFVNWYDWNEDKKGKSYKSRLQFDMDRVIQKAISWEHFLKIM from the coding sequence ATGGCAGTTACAAAGATACATCCGATTAAAACAACACTTAAAAAAGCCATAGACTATATCTGTAATGGTGATAAAACCGATGATGAAATCTATGTTACAACACACCTGTGTAGCAGAGAAAATGCTCATAAGGAATTTGAACTTACTAAGAAACAATTTAACTCAAGAACAAAGACCTTAGCACATCATTTGATTCAATCTTTTGTTCCGGAAGAAGTTAGCTTTGAAGAAGCACATCAAGTTGGAATTGAGTTATGTGAAAAGATTTTAGGCGGGAAATATGAATATGTTTTAGCAACACATATAGACAAAGACCATATTCATAATCATATCATTTTTAATTCCATAGATGTGGACGAGGGCAAGGTTTATCATTCTTATTACGGCTCCTATACGAATATCAGAAATCAAAGCGACAAGCTATGTAAGGAGCATAATTTATCTGTCATCGACCAAGAAATACAAAAGGAAATCAACGAGATTAAGCGAAGAAAGTTTGTGAATTGGTATGACTGGAATGAGGATAAAAAAGGTAAAAGTTATAAATCAAGACTTCAATTTGATATGGATAGAGTAATTCAAAAAGCAATAAGCTGGGAACATTTTCTTAAAATAATGTAA
- the mobC gene encoding plasmid mobilization relaxosome protein MobC → MSKSVNRKNNYTVHFMINEDDMKELNRRFALTNFKSKREFYRDSIFKNRIISIDLSGKFRKELRELSSLVSRNSVNLNQIAKAANSTGAIYKDDIESIKKALQRELLFLSGFREKV, encoded by the coding sequence ATGTCAAAGAGTGTTAATCGAAAAAATAATTACACTGTTCATTTTATGATAAATGAAGATGATATGAAAGAACTTAACAGAAGATTTGCTTTGACCAATTTTAAGAGCAAAAGAGAGTTTTATAGAGACAGTATTTTCAAGAATAGAATTATTAGCATTGATTTATCCGGTAAGTTTAGAAAAGAACTGCGAGAACTTTCTTCCCTTGTCAGTCGTAACTCAGTGAACCTGAATCAGATTGCAAAGGCAGCAAACAGTACAGGAGCTATTTATAAAGATGATATTGAAAGTATCAAGAAAGCCTTGCAGCGAGAACTACTTTTTTTATCAGGATTTAGAGAAAAAGTTTAG